One region of Oxalobacteraceae bacterium OTU3CAMAD1 genomic DNA includes:
- a CDS encoding nitronate monooxygenase family protein, with product MALPAALQNLSLPVIASPMFIASGPALVAAQCKAGIVGSFPALNARPAETLDVWLTDLQNELADYQMANPDKRVGPIAVNQIVHQSNDRLAHDVEVCVKHRVPIIISSLRAPPKEMLDAIHSYGGIVMHDIVSIRHAEKALEAGVDGLILVASGAGGHAGTLSPFALVGEVRKFFKGPIALSGAIATGDAILAAQAMGADFAYIGSRWLATKESNVSDDYRDAIVESSAADIIYSSLFTGVHGNYLKKSIVNAGLDPDALPQADKSSMNFGSGSAKAWRDIWGAGQGVGLMDDVPTTAEMVARLKAEYDAARARLAL from the coding sequence ATGGCCCTGCCTGCAGCGTTGCAAAATCTTTCACTCCCCGTAATCGCCTCCCCGATGTTCATCGCCAGCGGTCCCGCGCTGGTGGCGGCGCAGTGCAAGGCGGGCATCGTCGGCTCCTTCCCGGCGCTGAACGCCCGCCCGGCGGAAACGCTCGACGTCTGGCTAACCGACCTGCAAAACGAACTGGCCGACTACCAGATGGCCAATCCGGACAAGCGCGTTGGCCCGATCGCCGTCAACCAGATCGTCCACCAATCGAACGACCGCCTGGCGCACGACGTCGAAGTCTGCGTCAAGCACCGGGTGCCGATCATCATTTCGTCGCTGCGCGCGCCGCCGAAGGAGATGCTGGACGCGATCCACAGCTACGGCGGCATCGTCATGCACGACATCGTATCGATCCGCCACGCCGAAAAAGCGCTGGAAGCTGGTGTCGATGGCCTGATCCTGGTCGCCAGCGGCGCCGGCGGCCACGCCGGCACGTTGTCGCCGTTCGCGCTGGTGGGCGAAGTGCGCAAATTCTTCAAAGGTCCGATCGCCCTGTCCGGCGCGATCGCCACCGGCGACGCGATTCTGGCGGCGCAGGCGATGGGCGCCGACTTCGCGTACATCGGCTCGCGCTGGCTCGCCACCAAGGAATCGAACGTCAGCGACGACTACCGCGACGCCATCGTCGAATCGTCGGCCGCAGACATCATCTATTCGAGCCTGTTCACCGGCGTGCATGGCAACTACCTGAAGAAATCCATCGTCAACGCCGGCCTGGACCCGGACGCGCTGCCGCAGGCCGACAAGAGCTCGATGAATTTCGGCTCCGGCAGCGCCAAGGCTTGGCGCGACATCTGGGGCGCCGGCCAGGGCGTGGGCCTGATGGACGACGTGCCGACCACCGCAGAAATGGTCGCGCGCCTGAAAGCCGAATACGACGCGGCGCGCGCGCGCCTGGCATTGTAA